A stretch of the Panicum virgatum strain AP13 chromosome 9N, P.virgatum_v5, whole genome shotgun sequence genome encodes the following:
- the LOC120687558 gene encoding cyclin-dependent protein kinase inhibitor SMR9, whose translation MGLPLEQWRGGEADAKEAPPSASAPAGCRTPAGAQAGGDCPPAPRKRRAPEGVVAQQRRRDFYAGADVEAFFAAHNL comes from the coding sequence ATGGGTCTCCCCCTCGagcagtggcgcggcggcgaggcggacgcgaaggaggcgccgccgtcggcctcgGCGCCGGCCGGGTGCAGGACGCCCGCCGGCGCCCAGGCGGGCGGGGACTGCCCGCCCGCGCCCAGGAAGAGGAGGGCCCCCGAGGGGGTCGTCGCGCAGCAGCGCCGCAGGGACTTCTACGCCGGCGCCGACGTCGAGGCTTTCTTTGCCGCCCACAACCTCTAG
- the LOC120689229 gene encoding protein FAR1-RELATED SEQUENCE 7-like, which yields MVEQFDRRKYFSDMGSGIDLNVGLESEDSGFAGSELAQPTEAFDTYSFVKTYALPEFGTHAETIGSTNKSSKRNEGIRKQGTCIADAVKKLRFDQEGDVMETEGASGITKGTASEIIDLNMAAAEVSLSVDGVEHYADEGAISIGTSHRGIAEGKQGVVWRKRNTKSEGLNCRVPNTIKGSALQRALLKFADRTTDYIINPCVGTEFDHCDEAYEYYNLYSWECGFGIRLGKKRWSEKKRKNNQPDGTRYQLGQEFYCSCRGSPDANVKTSSSKTNCKAMLRLHRTQDDGWVVVEHISEHNHPLSQTCGEKKHWPSHHHLDKYTKDLVRMLRENNIGITKLYSILGDFFGCMQNVPVTRRCLKTLCQKINREQAEDDIKKTLNMISELRRNDPGFMFSVDTDEDGRIKTLMWTNSRSRMQYEHFGDVLSFDTTFKTNLYDMPFGLFVGVNNHFQTVLLGGVLMTDEKIDSFKWVFREFASLMGGKEPSTILTDQCRAMEVAIAEEWRNTVHRWCKWHVLKRVKECVGTKYTSIKEFRDKFHLMLNEMLTPEEFEGSWLTLLKEYGLENNAFLAQIYETRKKWVKSYFKGVFCARMTSTQRSESANHMLKNILSPACTLHQFLKQYMKMQYIRDEDENYEERRNKLNVKKVTTGGPLVVHAHNIYTLKVFGLFCQLKEESEFYQASLCEDGINYEVEHYDLSRVQRWCKGRYIVEVDELATKYTCECGLFEHFGLPCSHILRVLINSGVRRIPDCMIMQRWTKQARHLLPADLAQYQKHNPALLAQTFRHSSLMLKALRFVEMGDSNVQSHSIAMKILDDGIECLAEVSKVKDGLGLSHNNLESSDPVPECGLVNEFPQRAPKRKREQGRPSNKRDKASHEKLSRRPRFCSACRSNEHTLQRCPNRDPSIKRARRPPTCSGCGISGHTVDRCGKNQAAVHPEIMFL from the exons ATGGTGGAACAATTTGATAGAAGGAAATACTTTTCAGACATGGGGTCTGGGATAGATTTGAATGTTgggttggaaag CGAAGATAGTGGGTTTGCAGGGTCTGAATTAGCTCAGCCTACCGAAGCATTCGACACATACAGTTTTGTCAAAACTTATGCTCT GCCTGAGTTTGGGACGCATGCAGAAACAATAGGATCGACCAATAAGTCCTCCAAAAG AAATGAAGGGATACGAAAGCAAGGAACATGCATAGCAGATGCAGTGAAGAAGTTACGATTTGATCAGGAGGGCGATGTTATGGAAACTGAAGGG GCATCAGGAATTACCAA GGGAACTGCTTCTGAAATTATTGATCTGAATATGGCTGCTGCTGAGGTTTCCTTATCAGTTGATGGAGTTGAACACTATGCAGATGAGGGTGCCATAAGTATAGGTACCTCACACAGAGGTATAGCTGAAGGAAAGCAAGGCGTAGTGTGGAGGAAACG GAACACCAAATCTGAAGGACTAAACTGTAGGGTTCCTAATACTATTAAGGGGAGTGCGTTGCAGCGAGCACTTTTGAAGTTTGCTGATCGGACAACTGATTATATTATCAACCCCTGCGTTGGGACAGAATTTGATCACTGTGATGAGGCATATGAGTACTACAATTTGTATTCATGGGAGTGTGGGTTCGGAATCCGGTTGGGTAAGAAAAGGTGGtcagagaagaaaaggaaaaacaatcAACCGGATGGAACACGGTACCAGCTAGGCCAGGAATTCTACTGCAGCTGTCGG GGGAGTCCTGATGCAAATGTGAAAACAAGCTCATCGAAAACCAACTGCAAAGCGATGCTTCGCTTGCACCGTACACAAGATGATGGCTGGGTAGTTGTGGAGCACATTTCTGAACATAATCATCCTTTGTCACAAACCTGTGGTGAGAAGAAGCATTGGCCATCGCATCATCATCTGGACAAGTACACCAAGGATCTGGTTCGTATGTTAAGAGAGAACAACATTGGTATTACCAAGCTGTATAGCATCCTTGGCGATTTCTTTGGGTGCATGCAAAACGTGCCTGTAACAAGGAGATGCTTGAAAACACTGTGTCAGAAGATAAACCGTGAGCAAGCAGAAGACGATATCAAGAAAACTTTGAATATGATAAGCGAGCTTCGTAGGAATGATCCTGGTTTTATGTTTAGTGTTGATACAGATGAGGATGGTAGGATAAAGACATTAATGTGGACCAACAGCCGAAGCAGGATGCAATACGAGCATTTTGGTGACGTACTCAGCTTTGACACCACATTCAAAACAAACCTGTATGACATGCCATTTGGTTTATTTGTTGGAGTAAACAATCATTTCCAAACTGTATTGCTTGGCGGGGTGCTAATGACTGATGAGAAGATAGATAGTTTCAAATGGGTCTTCAGGGAGTTTGCATCACTCATGGGCGGAAAAGAACCTTCCACAATACTAACAG ATCAATGTCGAGCGATGGAGGTGGCTATTGCAGAAGAGTGGAGGAACACTGTACATCGTTGGTGTAAGTGGCATGTACTTAAGAGGGTGAAAGAGTGTGTGGGCACCAAATATACCAGCATTAAGGAGTTCCGTGACAAATTTCATCTCATGCTGAATGAGATGCTGACACCTGAAGAATTTGAAGGGAGCTGGCTTACTCTTTTGAAAGAGTATGGGCTTGAGAACAATGCTTTCCTTGCACAAATTTATGAAACAAGGAAGAAATGGGTAAAAAGTTATTTCAAAGGAGTGTTCTGTGCAAGGATGACAAGCACCCAAAGAAGTGAAAGCGCCAACCATATGCTTAAAAATATCCTTTCACCTGCTTGCACTCTACATCAGTTTTTGAAGCAATATATGAAGATGCAATATATCAGGGATGAGGATGAAAATTATGAGGAAAGGCGCAACAAACTG AATGTGAAGAAAGTAACAACTGGTGGCCCTCTTGTAGTTCATGCCCATAATATATACACTCTGAAAGTATTTGGGCTTTTCTGCCAGCTCAAAGAAGAATCTGAGTTCTACCAAGCAAGTCTATGCGAAGATGGCATAAATTATGAGGTTGAACATTATGATCTGAGTAGAGTTCAACGATGGTGCAAGGGGAGGTACATAGTAGAGGTAGACGAACTTGCAACAAAGTACACCTGCGAGTGCGGATTGTTTGAACATTTTGGTTTACCATGCAGCCACATACTACGG GTTTTGATAAATTCAGGTGTCCGAAGAATCCCAGATTGCATGATTATGCAGAGGTGGACCAAACAAGCCCGTCATTTGTTGCCAGCAGATCTAGCACAGTACCAAAAGCACAACCCTGCTCTGTTAGCTCAAACATTCAGGCATTCGTCACTAATGCTGAAAGCGCTCCGTTTTGTAGAGATGGGAGATAGTAATGTACAAAGCCACAGCATTGCTATGAAGATACTGGATGATGGAATAGAGTGTTTAGCAGAAGTTTCTAAAGTCAAAGATGGGTTGGGTCTATCACATAACAATCTAGAAAGCTCTGATCCTGTGCCGGAATGTGGTCTGGTTAATGAATTTCCTCAGCGTGCACCAAAGCGGAAGAGAGAGCAGGGTCGGCCAAGTAACAAAAGGGACAAAGCTAGTCACGAAAAGCTCTCCAGGCGACCCCGTTTCTGTAGCGCGTGCCGTAGCAATGAGCACACATTGCAACGGTGTCCGAATCGTGACCCATCAATAAAAAGGGCTCGGAGGCCACCAACATGCAGCGGTTGTGGTATCAGTGGGCATACAGTTGATCGTTGTGGAAAGAATCAAGCAGCTGTACATcctgaaataatgttcttgtag